From Oreochromis niloticus isolate F11D_XX linkage group LG14, O_niloticus_UMD_NMBU, whole genome shotgun sequence, one genomic window encodes:
- the LOC102076746 gene encoding transmembrane protease serine 2 has protein sequence MVKQKMTTNPYLDTCPHFIREYEKMKLPALAESDDQPQYVHNVALKPPPEISPSIPKHKDFKHRCIKFTVAAVISLLLLLLLAGVLLAYYFSSSCIHGIKCGDGNCVWESQWCDGVTDCPAGQDEANCVSLHGSSFLLQIYSTQSKAWRSVCSHGWTEEKGRASCQSIGYSRGTYFKSGQQRADCNDGFLLVKSKFNPQASILQQLALQNTCPNNMVVTLHCTDCGSRVNSSRASAGQLASLGSWPWQVSLQVAGSHRCGGAIISPYWIVTAAQCVTWATSPGDWAVYAGIVDPLGPLFNPAYSVHRIITHEAYNSQTLKNDIALMRLSQPLDITGSRNIGPVCLPNVGLKVTAHQKCWITRFGHRANDSGLPYLMEAQVSLIDAPECNSFIAYTNRISQDMICARDMQAGGGVCHADGGGPLVSLMDGVWWLIGDSIWGEHCAGQDAPGVYGNVAYFLDWIHRQMKRYQDD, from the exons ATGGTTAAACAGAAAATGACCACCAATCCG TATCTGGACACTTGTCCCCACTTCATCCGTGAATATGAGAAGATGAAACTTCCTGCGCTCGCCGAATCAGATGATCAACCCCAGTATGTTCACAATGTGGCGCTGAAGCCTCCGCCTGAGATTAGTCCCTCCATCCCCAAGCACAAAG ATTTCAAACACAGGTGCATCAAGTTCACTGTTGCTGCTGTCATctccttgctgctgctgctgctgctggctggaGTCCTCCTTGCCTATTACT TTTCTTCATCCTGTATTCATGGGATTAAATGTGGAGATGGGAACTGCGTGTGGGAGTCCCAGTGGTGTGATGGGGTTACAGACTGTCCCGCAGGCCAGGACGAAGCTAACTGTG TGAGCCTGCACGGCTCCAGTTTCCTGCTTCAGATCTACTCGACTCAGAGTAAAGCCTGGAGATCTGTTTGTTCTCATGGCTGGACCGAGGAGAAGGGCAGAGCGAGCTGCCAGAGCATCGGATACAGCAG GGGCACGTATTTTAAATCAGGCCAGCAAAGGGCTGACTGTAATGATGGATTCTTACTAGTGAAGTCTAAGTTCAACCCTCAGGCATCCATACTGCAACAACTTGCCTTACA AAATACATGTCCTAACAACATGGTGGTGACATTGCACTGTACTG ACTGTGGAAGCAGGGTGAACTCCAGCAGGGCGTCTGCAGGACAGCTGGCCTCCCTGGGGTCCTGGCCGTGGCAGGTCAGCCTCCAGGTTGCCGGCTCTCACCGCTGTGGAGGAGCCATCATCTCCCCCTACTGGATAGTCACCGCCGCTCAGTGTGTGACCTG GGCCACCAGTCCTGGAGACTGGGCAGTGTATGCTGGGATAGTGGATCCATTAGGCCCTCTGTTTAACCCTGCTTACTCGGTGCATCGCATTATAACTCATGAGGCCTACAACAGCCAGACCCTGAAAAATGACATTGCTCTTATGAGGCTCTCCCAACCTTTGGACATAACAG GCTCCAGGAACATCGGACCCGTGTGCCTCCCAAACGTGGGCCTGAAAGTCACTGCTCATCAGAAGTGCTGGATAACACGATTTGGTCACAGAGCAAATG ACTCTGGACTTCCATACCTGATGGAGGCTCAGGTGTCTCTCATAGATGCTCCAGAGTGCAACAGTTTCATCGCCTACACGAACAGGATATCCCAGGATATGATTTGTGCCAGAGACATGCAAGCAGGAGGCGGTGTGTGCCAT GCTGACGGCGGCGGGCCTCTGGTGTCCCTGATGGATGGAGTGTGGTGGCTCATAGGTGACAGCATTTGGGGGGAACACTGCGCCGGGCAGGATGCACCGGGTGTTTACGGCAACGTCGCATACTTCCTGGACTGGATCCACCGTCAGATGAAG AGGTATCAAGACGACTGA
- the bace2 gene encoding beta-secretase 2, protein MAHSTFVSFGAFALSLYFGVSYCYFSIPLKIYPGKYNVSSDVNLTSLRRVALKSDGSGLSLASDPTGTVNFLDMVNNLQGDSGRGYYIEMSIGTPGQKLNILVDTGSSNFAVAAAAHQFITHYFNTALSSTYSSTGRTVAVRYTQGNWEGELGIDRVSIPRGPNGTITINIAAILSSDGFFLPGINWQGILGLAYPVLARPDSSVEPFFNSVVKQLGIPDIFSLQMCGAGLSASSTTDTTGGSLIMGGAEPTLYRGSVWYTPIIEEWYYQVEVLKLEVGDQNLNLDCREYNMDKAIVDSGTTLLRLPVNVFNALVEAITRSSLIEEFSSGFWEGTKLACWMKGENPWRFFPKLSIYLRATNTSESFRITILPQLYIQPITDVDGTLDCFRFGVSSSTNGMVIGATVMEGFYVVFDRTQQRLGFALSSCAVSDGVALSEIEGPFSAADVAADCSGGPLKEPLVWMISYALMAVCALALLILLLMLILPCRCGNRNGEITDESSLVRHRIK, encoded by the exons atggCACACTCAACTTTCGTTTCGTTTGGGGCATTTGCTTTGAGTTTGTACTTCGGCGTTTCCTATTGTTACTTTTCCATACCGCTGAAAATATACCCAGGGAAGTACAACGTCTCATCGGATGTGAATTTGACGTCTCTTCGGAGAGTAGCGTTAAAGTCTGATGGAAGCGGCCTCTCTCTGGCCTCTGATCCCACCGGTACCGTGAACTTTCTGGACATGGTGAATAATTTGCAAGGAGACTCTGGGAGAGGCTACTACATAGAAATGTCAATCGGTACTCCTGGTCAAAAG CTGAACATCCTGGTGGATACAGGCAGCAGTAactttgctgtggctgcagctgcaCACCAATTCATTACTCATTACTTCAACACTGCACT TTCCAGTACCTACAGTTCAACCGGTCGCACTGTAGCTGTAAGGTACACCCAAGGCAACTGGGAAGGTGAGCTGGGAATTGACCGCGTCTCCATTCCCAGAGGTCCAAACGGGACCATCACCATCAATATTGCCGCCATCCTGTCTTCTGATGGCTTCTTCCTCCCTGGGATCAACTGGCAGGGCATCCTGGGACTGGCCTATCCTGTGCTGGCACGG CCTGACTCATCCGTGGAGCCCTTCTTCAACTCCGTGGTGAAACAGCTGGGAATTCCTGACATCTTTTCCCTCCAGATGTGTGGTGCTGGACtgtcagccagcagcacaacaGACACTACGGGCGGCAGTCTT ATAATGGGTGGGGCTGAACCAACTCTGTATCGAGGCTCAGTGTGGTACACCCCTATAATAGAAGAGTGGTACTACCAGGTGGAGGTTTTGAAGCTGGAGGTGGGAGACCAGAATCTGAATCTGGACTGCAGAGAG taTAACATGGATAAAGCTATAGTCGACAGTGGGACGACTCTGCTGCGACTTCCTGTCAACGTCTTCAATGCATTGGTAGAAGCCATCACACGCAGCTCTCTG atcGAGGAGTTTTCTTCAGGGTTCTGGGAAGGCACCAAGTTAGCATGCTGGATGAAGGGAGAGAACCCCTGGAGGTTTTTCCCTAAGCTGTCCATCTACCTGAGGGCCACGAACACCAGCGAGTCGTTCCGCATCACCATTCTGCCTCAG CTTTACATCCAGCCAATCACGGACGTTGACGGCACGCTGGACTGCTTCCGTTTCGGGGTGTCGTCGTCAACAAATGGCATGGTGATCGGCGCCACTGTTATGGAAGGTTTCTATGTAGTGTTTGACCGCACTCAGCAGAGACTGGGCTTCGCACTCAGCAGCTGTGCAG TGAGTGATGGGGTGGCTCTGTCAGAGATCGAGGGACCCTTCTCTGCAGCGGACGTGGCGGCCGACTGCTCTGGCGGCCCACTGAAGGAGCCTCTTGTGTGGATGATATCTTACGCCCTGATGGCAGTCTGCGCGTTGGCCCTCCTCATCCTGCTGCTCATGCTCATCCTGCCCTGCAGATGCGGAAACCGGAACGGTGAGATCACGGACGAGTCCTCGCTGGTACGACACCGCATCAAATGA